Proteins encoded within one genomic window of Brachybacterium avium:
- a CDS encoding AAA family ATPase → MQRSRLHLTGASGSGATTLARALADRWSVPHADSDDYFWIPTDPPYTRPRPPEERVALMNTMFAPREAWVLSGSMIGWGDEILARCEAVVFLSLEPRERLRRLEAREQIRDPWQSFDTDARDEFLSWARGYDDPGFSGRSRASHEAWLGTLEVPVLRLDSAQGVDELVAAVLRWEPR, encoded by the coding sequence ATGCAGCGCTCCCGCCTCCACCTCACGGGGGCCAGCGGCTCCGGTGCGACGACGCTCGCCCGCGCCCTGGCCGACCGGTGGTCCGTGCCCCACGCCGATTCCGATGACTACTTCTGGATCCCCACAGATCCCCCGTACACCCGCCCCCGCCCGCCCGAAGAGCGGGTCGCCCTGATGAACACGATGTTCGCCCCGCGCGAGGCCTGGGTGCTGTCCGGGTCGATGATCGGCTGGGGGGACGAGATCCTCGCCCGCTGCGAGGCGGTCGTGTTCCTGAGCCTGGAGCCGAGGGAACGGCTGCGCCGGCTCGAGGCCCGCGAGCAGATCCGTGATCCGTGGCAGTCGTTCGACACCGACGCCCGGGACGAGTTCCTGAGCTGGGCCCGCGGCTATGACGACCCGGGATTCTCCGGTCGCAGCCGCGCCTCCCACGAGGCATGGCTGGGGACCCTCGAGGTGCCGGTGCTGCGCCTGGACAGCGCGCAGGGCGTCGACGAACTGGTCGCCGCGGTGCTGCGCTGGGAGCCCCGCTGA